A stretch of Equus caballus isolate H_3958 breed thoroughbred chromosome 11, TB-T2T, whole genome shotgun sequence DNA encodes these proteins:
- the KRT25 gene encoding keratin 25 translates to MSLRLSSASRRAGPWPTTGSLRLSGGGASFGAGNTCSIPGIGNGFSCAFGGSSSGGNAAGSNSCAGFTVNEGGLLSGNEKVTMQNLNDRLASYLENVRALEEANADLEQKIKGWYEKFGPGSCRGLDHDYSRYFPIIDDLKNQIIASTTSNANAVLQIDNARLTADDFRLKYENELALHQSVETDVNGLRRVLDEITLCRTDLEIQYETLSEEMTYLKKNHKEEMQVLQCAAGGNVNVEMNAAPGVDLTLLLNNMRAEYEALAEQNRRDAEAWFNEKSASLQQQISEDVGATTSARNELTEMKRNLQTLEIELQSLLATKHSLECSLTETEGNYCAQLAQIQAQIGALEEQLHQVRTETEGQKLEYEQLLDIKVHLEKEIETYCLLIGGDDGACKSGGYKSKDYGSGNVGNQVKDPAKAIVVKKVLEEVDQRSKILTTRLHSLEEKSQSN, encoded by the exons ATGTCTCTCCGACTTTCCAGTGCATCCAGGAGGGCCGGTCCCTGGCCCACCACAGGATCGCTCAGGCTCTCTGGTGGGGGAGCCAGCTTTGGGGCTGGAAATACTTGCAGCATACCTGGAATTGGAAATGGTTTCTCATGTGCCTTTGGGGGTAGCTCATCCGGAGGAAATGCAGCAGGGAGCAATTCCTGTGCTGGCTTCACTGTGAATGAGGGGGGCCTCCTTTCTGGCAATGAGAAGGTGACCATGCAGAACCTCAACGACCGCCTTGCCTCCTACCTGGAGAATGTGCGTGCTCTGGAGGAGGCCAATGCTGACCTGGAGCAGAAGATCAAGGGCTGGTATGAGAAATTTGGACCTGGTTCTTGCCGGGGACTCGATCACGACTATAGTAGATATTTCCCGATAATCGATGATCTTAAAAATCAG ATTATCGCTTCCACCACCAGCAACGCTAATGCTGTTCTACAGATCGATAATGCCAGGCTGACAGCTGATGATTTCAGACTCAA GTATGAAAATGAGCTGGCTCTTCACCAGAGTGTAGAGACTGACGTCAATGGGTTGCGCAGAGTTCTGGACGAAATAACCCTGTGCAGAACAGACCTGGAGATTCAGTACGAAACCCTGAGTGAGGAAATGACTTACCTCAAAAAGAACCACAAAGAG GAGATGCAAGTTCTGCAGTGCGCGGCCGGCGGCAACGTGAACGTGGAGATGAACGCGGCGCCCGGCGTGGACCTCACGCTGCTGCTGAACAACATGCGGGCCGAGTACGAAGCCCTCGCCGAGCAGAACCGCAGGGACGCGGAGGCCTGGTTCAACGAGAAG AGCGCTTCACTGCAACAGCAGATCTCTGAGGATGTCGGGGCCACGACCTCAGCGCGGAACGAGCTCACTGAGATGAAGCGCAATCTGCAAACGCTGGAGATTGAACTTCAGTCTCTCTTAGCCACG AAACACTCCCTGGAGTGCTCCCTGACAGAGACGGAAGGCAACTACTGTGCTCAGCTCGCCCAGATCCAGGCTCAGATCGGGGCCCTGGAGGAGCAGCTGCACCAGGTCAGAACCGAGACGGAGGGCCAGAAGCTGGAGTACGAGCAGCTCCTGGACATCAAGGTCCACctggaaaaagaaattgagacCTACTGTCTCCTCATCGGTGGAGATGATGG GGCTTGCAAGTCTGGAGGTTACAAGTCTAAAGATTATGGATCTGGAAATGTGGGAAATCAAGTCAAAG atccGGCCAAAGCCATAGTGGTTAAGAAAGTTCTCGAGGAGGTAGACCAACGCAGCAAAATACTTACCACCAGGCTCCACTCCTTGGAAGAGAAATCTCAAAGCAATTAA
- the KRT26 gene encoding keratin 26, whose protein sequence is MSFRLSSGSRWICSQAGSGRLSGGGTGFGAGNTCGGLGAGGSFPGALGSASSVGAFSSSGGGLGSGVCAGFLGNEHGLLSGNGKVTMQNLNDRLASYLDHVRALEEVNADLEQKINGWHEEYGPGSRRELAHDHSRYLSVVEDLKRQIISVTACNASVVLQNDNARLTTDDFRLKYENELALHQSVEADINSLHRVMDELTLCTTDLEIQCEALSDELTYLKKSHEEEMKVLQCAAGGNVNVEMNAAPGVDLTVLLNHMRAGYEDLAEQNRRDAEAWFNEKSTSLQQQIYDDAGAATAARNELTELKRSLQTLEIELQSLMAKKHSYEGSLAETEGSYCLQLQQIQDQVGMMEGQLQQTRTETEGQKLQYEQLLDIKIFLEKEIETYCKLIDGEERKSKSTCYKTKGRGPINSENQIKDSKEETVVKTVVEELDQLSKVLSLRVHSFEEKSSKISNITVEQRVPSKAPK, encoded by the exons ATGTCTTTCCGACTTTCTAGCGGATCCAGGTGGATCTGCTCGCAAGCTGGCTCTGGTCGTCTGTCTGGTGGAGGAACAGGCTTCGGGGCTGGCAATACATGCGGTGGGttgggagcaggaggcagctttCCTGGTGCTCTTGGCAGTGCTTCCTCTGTAGGAGCTTTCAGTAGTAGTGGTGGAGGGTTGGGAAGCGGCGTCTGTGCTGGTTTTCTTGGAAATGAACATGGCCTCCTCTCTGGAAATGGAAAGGTGACCATGCAGAACCTCAATGACCGCCTGGCATCCTACCTGGACCACGTGCGAGCTCTGGAGGAAGTAAACGCAGACCTGGAGCAGAAAATCAACGGCTGGCATGAGGAATACGGGCCTGGCTCTCGCCGGGAACTCGCTCACGACCACAGTAGATACTTGTCAGTCGTTGAAGATCTTAAAAGGCAG ATTATTTCTGTGACCGCCTGTAACGCCAGCGTTGTTCTACAAAATGACAATGCCAGACTGACCACTGATGACTTCAGGCTGAA GTATGAAAATGAGCTTGCTCTGCACCAGAGCGTTGAGGCCGACATCAACAGTCTTCACAGAGTTATGGATGAGCTGACCCTTTGTACAACCGACCTGGAGATACAGTGTGAGGCACTCAGTGACGAACTTACGTACCTCAAAAAAAGTCACGAGGAG GAAATGAAAGTCCTGCAGTGTGCAGCTGGGGGGAACGTGAATGTGGAGATGAACGCAGCCCCAGGAGTGGACCTCACCGTTCTGTTGAACCACATGAGGGCCGGGTACGAGGACTTGGCTGAGCAGAACCGCAGGGACGCTGAGGCCTGGTTTAATGAGAAG AGCACTTCGCTGCAACAGCAGATTTATGACGATGCAGGAGCAGCCACGGCAGCCAGAAATGAGCTGACAGAACTGAAACGCAGTCTGCAAACCCTGGAAATAGAACTTCAGTCCCTCATGGCCAAG AAACATTCCTATGAAGGCTCCTTGGCCGAGACCGAGGGGAGTTACTGCCTTCAGCTCCAGCAAATCCAGGATCAGGTTGGCATGATGGAGGGACAGCTGCAACAGACTCGAACAGAGACAGAAGGCCAGAAGCTGCAGTACGAACAGCTTCTagacatcaaaatatttttagaaaaagaaattgaaacttaTTGCAAATTGATAGATGGAGAAGAAAG AAAAAGTAAATCTACATGTTACAAAACGAAAGGACGTGGGCCCATAAATTCTGAAAATCAAATCAAAG aCTCAAAAGAAGAGACTGTTGTCAAAACAGTGGTTGAGGAACTAGATCAACTCAGCAAGGTCCTTTCACTGAGGGTCCACTCATTTGAAGAAAAATCCTCTAAAATAAGCAACATTACAGTGGAGCAGCGAGTACCTTCTAAAGCcccaaaatga